A single genomic interval of Hafnia alvei harbors:
- the rbsB gene encoding ribose ABC transporter substrate-binding protein RbsB — protein sequence MNMKKLATLISAAALSATLSANAMAQDTIALVVSTLNNPFFVSMKDGAQKEADKLGYKLVILDSQNNPAKELANVQDLTVRGTKLMLINPTDSDAVGNAILMANQAKIPVITLDRAANKGVVVSHIASDNTAGGKAAGEFIAKKLGDNAKVIQLEGIAGTSAARERGEGFKQAQEEHKFNMLASQPADFDRTKGLNVMQNLLTAHPQVQAVFAQNDEMALGALRALQTAGKADVLVVGFDGTADGVKAVQRGKLGATVAQQPEQIGVIGVETADKVLKGEKVPANIPVELKLVTE from the coding sequence ATGAATATGAAAAAACTGGCAACACTGATCTCCGCTGCGGCTTTAAGTGCAACTCTGAGCGCAAATGCGATGGCGCAAGACACTATCGCGCTGGTGGTATCCACGCTGAATAACCCGTTCTTTGTTTCCATGAAAGACGGCGCGCAAAAAGAAGCTGATAAGTTAGGTTATAAGCTGGTGATTTTGGATTCTCAGAATAACCCGGCGAAAGAACTGGCTAACGTGCAGGACTTAACCGTACGTGGCACCAAGCTGATGCTGATTAACCCAACTGACTCTGATGCGGTAGGCAATGCGATTCTGATGGCTAATCAGGCCAAAATTCCGGTTATTACTCTGGACCGTGCTGCGAATAAAGGCGTTGTGGTAAGCCATATCGCTTCTGATAACACCGCTGGCGGTAAGGCTGCGGGTGAGTTTATCGCGAAGAAACTAGGTGATAATGCCAAAGTTATTCAGTTAGAAGGCATTGCAGGAACGTCTGCCGCACGTGAGCGTGGCGAAGGCTTCAAACAAGCTCAGGAAGAACACAAATTCAACATGCTGGCCAGTCAGCCTGCTGACTTTGACCGTACCAAGGGCCTGAACGTTATGCAGAATTTGCTAACGGCACACCCACAGGTACAAGCGGTGTTTGCACAGAACGATGAAATGGCCTTAGGCGCACTGCGTGCGCTACAAACGGCGGGTAAAGCTGATGTGTTGGTGGTTGGTTTTGACGGCACCGCAGACGGCGTCAAAGCGGTTCAGCGTGGCAAACTAGGTGCAACTGTTGCCCAACAGCCTGAGCAAATTGGCGTGATTGGCGTAGAAACAGCGGATAAAGTATTGAAAGGCGAAAAAGTGCCAGCCAATATTCCTGTTGAGCTGAAACTGGTTACCGAGTAA
- the rbsD gene encoding D-ribose pyranase, which translates to MKKGTLLNSEISYLISRLGHTDAIVVGDAGLPIPDSTQRIDLALTHGVPSFLQVVGVITQEMQVEKAVIAQEMPGKNAEIHQQLLANLKQLEQHQGNTITVEYVSHEQFKVLSSTSKAVIRSGECSPYANVLLYSGVTF; encoded by the coding sequence ATGAAAAAAGGCACCTTACTCAATTCCGAGATTTCTTATCTCATCTCTCGTTTAGGTCATACCGACGCCATTGTGGTGGGAGATGCGGGGCTTCCTATCCCTGATTCAACCCAACGTATCGATTTGGCATTAACCCACGGTGTTCCTAGTTTTCTTCAGGTTGTGGGGGTGATTACACAAGAAATGCAGGTTGAAAAAGCGGTTATTGCGCAAGAGATGCCGGGCAAAAACGCCGAAATCCATCAGCAGCTATTAGCTAATTTAAAACAACTCGAACAACACCAGGGAAATACCATCACGGTGGAGTATGTCAGCCATGAGCAATTTAAAGTGCTGAGCTCCACCAGTAAGGCCGTGATTCGCAGCGGAGAGTGTTCTCCGTATGCGAATGTACTGCTTTATTCTGGCGTAACCTTCTGA
- the mdtD gene encoding multidrug transporter subunit MdtD encodes MTKTARSMAGLPWIAAMAFFMQALDATILNTAIPSIARSLDRSPLVMQSAIISYTLTVAMLIPVSGWVADRFGTRKVFIFAVSLFSLGSLSCALSGSLTMLVCSRVLQGIGGAMMMPVARLALLRAYPRSELLPVLNFVTMPGLIGPVVGPMLGGWLVTVATWHWIFLINIPIGIAGIFYARRYMPDFKTPTRRFDYIGFLIFGLSLVCLSTGMELFGENVLPVIYAWLILFAGVALLFTYVLHARRHPQPLIDLPLFKTRTFSIGIVGNVASRLGTGCIPFLMPLMLQVGFGYSAIIAGCMMAPTAIGSIIAKSTVTGVLRRFGYRKTLVCVTMIIGVMIAQFSLQDPDMPLWMLVLPLFLLGMVMSTQFTSMNTISLGDLTDKNASAGNSVLAVTQQLSISFGVALSAAVLRFYDSLSFGSLVDHFHYTFITMGVVTILSALIFLMLRPTDGDSLIKGRKAQLRRKNRDAKSAQQNP; translated from the coding sequence ATGACAAAAACTGCCCGTAGTATGGCTGGCTTACCTTGGATTGCCGCCATGGCTTTTTTCATGCAAGCCTTAGACGCAACCATTCTGAATACAGCTATTCCCTCTATTGCGCGTAGTTTGGATCGCTCCCCGCTGGTCATGCAATCTGCCATTATCAGCTATACGCTGACGGTTGCGATGTTAATCCCCGTCAGCGGGTGGGTTGCAGATAGATTTGGTACCCGCAAAGTTTTTATCTTCGCGGTTTCTCTGTTCTCACTTGGTTCTCTATCGTGTGCATTATCAGGCTCCCTAACGATGCTGGTCTGCTCACGCGTGCTTCAAGGTATTGGCGGCGCAATGATGATGCCGGTTGCGCGATTAGCATTACTACGCGCCTACCCTCGCAGTGAGTTATTGCCAGTCTTAAACTTTGTCACGATGCCAGGGCTTATCGGGCCGGTAGTCGGGCCGATGCTCGGTGGCTGGCTAGTCACCGTAGCGACTTGGCATTGGATATTCCTAATCAATATTCCTATTGGTATCGCCGGTATTTTTTACGCCCGCCGCTATATGCCTGACTTCAAGACCCCAACTCGACGCTTTGATTATATTGGCTTCTTAATTTTTGGGCTAAGTCTGGTTTGTCTCTCTACCGGTATGGAGCTTTTTGGCGAAAACGTACTGCCGGTCATCTATGCGTGGCTGATTCTATTTGCCGGTGTTGCTCTACTATTTACCTATGTTCTACATGCTCGCCGCCATCCGCAGCCGCTGATTGATTTACCACTCTTTAAAACTCGGACATTCTCCATTGGCATCGTGGGTAACGTTGCTTCCCGACTGGGTACGGGATGTATCCCGTTCTTAATGCCATTAATGTTGCAGGTTGGTTTTGGGTATTCAGCCATTATTGCTGGCTGCATGATGGCGCCAACGGCGATAGGTTCGATAATTGCTAAATCAACCGTAACCGGTGTATTACGTCGATTTGGCTATCGTAAAACGTTGGTCTGCGTAACGATGATTATTGGGGTGATGATTGCTCAGTTTTCACTGCAAGATCCTGACATGCCATTATGGATGCTGGTTTTGCCGTTATTCTTACTAGGGATGGTGATGTCGACGCAGTTCACATCAATGAACACTATTTCATTGGGCGATTTAACAGATAAAAATGCCAGTGCGGGCAATAGTGTTCTCGCGGTAACCCAACAACTATCAATTAGCTTTGGGGTTGCACTCAGCGCCGCCGTATTGAGATTCTATGACTCTCTATCATTTGGTTCACTCGTCGATCACTTCCACTACACCTTTATTACCATGGGCGTAGTGACTATTCTCTCTGCGCTGATCTTCTTAATGCTGCGCCCTACCGATGGTGATTCCCTTATAAAGGGGCGTAAAGCGCAGCTGCGTAGAAAAAACCGTGACGCTAAATCTGCCCAACAGAATCCCTAA
- the kup gene encoding low affinity potassium transporter Kup has translation MSSEHKRSLTTVTLAAIGVVYGDIGTSPLYTLRECFSGHYGFNVEPEIVFGFLSLIFWMQILIVSLKYLTFVMRADNAGEGGILTLMSLAGRNTAPKVTAILVILGLIGGSFFYGEVVITPAISVMSAIEGLEIAAPSLDPYIVPLSIFVLTILFFIQKHGTGSIGKLFAPVMVLWFLTLAILGARSIMDNPAVLTALNPKWAIGFFVEHRSMAFFALGAVVLSITGVEALYADMGHFGKKPIRLAWFFFVIPSLILNYFGQGALLLKNPEAIKNPFFLLAPDWALIPLLVLATFATVIASQAVISGVFSLTRQAVRLGYLPPMRIIHTSDMEAGQIYIPAINWALYISVVIVIASFEHSSNLAAAYGIAVTGTMVLTSILSCTVAVKNWHWNRFVVMILIVGLLCMDIPLFTANALKFFSGGWLPLALGLVMFIIMTTWKSERFRLLRRLHEHGNSLEAMIASLEKSPPVRVQGTAVYMSRAMNVIPFALLHNLKHNKVLHERVILLTLRTEDAPYVHNVRRVTIEQLSPTFWRVVASYGFKETPNVEEIFHRCGLEGLPCRMMETSFFMSHESLILGKRPWYLKARGKLFMALSRNALQAADQFEIPPNRVIELGTQVEI, from the coding sequence ATGAGTTCAGAGCATAAACGTTCATTAACGACAGTTACACTAGCCGCTATCGGCGTGGTGTATGGCGATATAGGTACAAGTCCTTTATATACCTTACGCGAGTGTTTTTCTGGTCACTACGGTTTTAATGTTGAACCAGAAATTGTATTTGGTTTTCTCTCACTGATTTTCTGGATGCAGATCCTCATTGTATCCCTTAAATACCTGACTTTCGTCATGCGAGCAGATAACGCAGGTGAAGGTGGGATATTAACCCTGATGTCATTAGCCGGGCGTAATACTGCGCCTAAAGTGACTGCGATTTTAGTGATCTTGGGGTTAATAGGCGGCAGCTTCTTCTATGGGGAAGTGGTTATTACGCCTGCAATTTCAGTGATGTCAGCGATAGAAGGCCTCGAGATAGCGGCGCCGTCGCTTGATCCTTACATCGTCCCTCTCTCTATATTCGTTCTTACCATCCTGTTTTTCATTCAAAAACATGGAACGGGAAGCATCGGTAAATTGTTTGCGCCGGTGATGGTGCTGTGGTTCCTGACACTAGCCATTCTTGGTGCGCGCAGCATCATGGATAATCCTGCAGTGTTGACAGCATTAAACCCTAAATGGGCGATTGGGTTCTTCGTTGAACATCGTTCCATGGCGTTCTTTGCGCTGGGGGCGGTCGTGCTGTCGATTACCGGCGTTGAAGCGCTGTATGCCGATATGGGCCACTTCGGTAAGAAGCCTATCCGTTTGGCATGGTTCTTCTTTGTTATTCCATCACTGATCCTGAATTATTTTGGGCAAGGCGCATTACTGCTGAAAAACCCAGAAGCGATCAAAAACCCGTTCTTCTTGTTAGCACCAGATTGGGCACTGATTCCGCTTCTTGTCTTGGCAACTTTTGCGACAGTTATTGCCTCACAGGCCGTTATTTCTGGCGTATTCTCATTAACTCGCCAAGCTGTTCGTTTAGGTTATCTGCCGCCTATGCGAATCATTCATACGTCGGATATGGAAGCTGGGCAGATATATATTCCTGCGATTAACTGGGCGTTGTATATCTCTGTGGTGATTGTGATTGCCAGCTTTGAACACTCCAGCAATCTGGCTGCAGCCTACGGTATTGCGGTAACCGGAACCATGGTATTAACCAGTATTCTCAGCTGTACCGTGGCGGTAAAAAACTGGCACTGGAACCGCTTCGTGGTGATGATCCTGATTGTTGGGTTGCTATGCATGGATATACCGCTATTTACCGCCAATGCCCTGAAGTTCTTCTCCGGTGGTTGGCTGCCACTAGCCCTTGGACTGGTGATGTTTATCATCATGACAACATGGAAAAGTGAGCGTTTCCGTCTGCTACGCCGTTTGCATGAGCATGGTAATTCTCTGGAAGCGATGATCGCATCGTTAGAGAAATCACCACCGGTACGCGTACAGGGAACGGCGGTATATATGTCGCGTGCGATGAACGTTATTCCTTTCGCATTGCTACATAACCTGAAGCATAACAAGGTGCTACATGAGCGAGTGATCTTGCTGACGCTTCGCACGGAAGATGCGCCTTATGTTCACAACGTTCGTCGTGTCACCATTGAACAGCTTTCCCCTACTTTCTGGCGCGTCGTTGCTAGCTATGGTTTTAAAGAAACGCCAAACGTGGAGGAAATCTTCCATCGTTGCGGGCTCGAAGGTCTGCCATGTCGGATGATGGAAACATCGTTCTTCATGTCACATGAGTCGCTGATCTTAGGCAAACGACCTTGGTATCTGAAAGCGCGTGGCAAACTGTTTATGGCATTAAGCCGAAACGCGCTACAGGCTGCAGACCAATTTGAGATCCCGCCAAACCGAGTTATTGAGCTTGGAACGCAGGTGGAAATTTAG
- the rbsC gene encoding ribose ABC transporter permease, whose product MNSQTTQKQGGFSKDQLKTLLLEQKSLIALLVLIAVVSSMSPNFFTLNNLFNILQQTSVNAIMAVGMTLVILTSGIDLSVGSLLAITGAVAASIVGLEVNAFVAVFAALALGAAIGGCTGVIVAKGKVQAFIATLVMMLLLRGVTMVYTNGSPINTGFSDAAELFGWFGIGRPLGIPTPIWLMVIVFALAWYMLHHTRLGRYIYALGGNESATRLSGISVDRVKIIVYSLCGLLSALAGVIEVARLSSAQPTAGTGYELDAIAAVVLGGTSLAGGKGRIMGTLIGALILGFLNNGLNLLGVSSYYQMIVKAVVILLAVLVDNKSNK is encoded by the coding sequence ATGAACAGCCAGACAACCCAGAAACAAGGTGGGTTTAGTAAAGATCAGTTAAAAACATTATTGCTGGAGCAAAAGTCGCTGATCGCCCTGCTGGTGCTGATTGCGGTTGTATCCTCAATGAGCCCGAATTTCTTTACGCTCAATAACCTCTTCAACATTTTGCAGCAAACATCGGTCAACGCCATTATGGCGGTGGGGATGACGCTGGTGATCCTGACATCAGGCATTGATTTATCGGTCGGATCGTTACTGGCGATCACCGGTGCCGTTGCCGCGTCGATCGTAGGGCTTGAAGTTAATGCCTTTGTTGCCGTGTTTGCTGCCCTAGCGCTTGGCGCCGCAATCGGTGGATGCACGGGCGTTATTGTCGCCAAAGGTAAAGTGCAGGCCTTTATCGCGACGTTAGTCATGATGTTGCTGCTGCGCGGTGTGACCATGGTCTATACCAACGGTAGCCCGATAAATACGGGCTTCTCGGATGCGGCTGAGCTGTTTGGTTGGTTCGGTATTGGCCGCCCGCTTGGGATCCCAACCCCAATCTGGTTGATGGTGATCGTGTTCGCTCTGGCATGGTACATGCTGCATCACACGCGCCTTGGCCGCTATATCTATGCGTTGGGTGGCAATGAGTCGGCAACCCGCCTGTCAGGTATTAGCGTTGACCGTGTAAAAATTATTGTTTATTCGCTGTGTGGTTTGCTCTCTGCTCTGGCCGGTGTTATCGAGGTTGCTCGTCTTTCCTCTGCACAGCCAACGGCGGGTACAGGCTATGAGTTGGATGCTATTGCCGCCGTTGTGCTGGGAGGAACCAGTTTAGCGGGTGGTAAAGGCCGTATTATGGGGACATTGATCGGCGCATTGATCTTAGGTTTCCTGAATAATGGTCTGAATTTACTGGGTGTTTCGTCTTACTACCAAATGATCGTTAAAGCAGTGGTTATCTTGCTGGCGGTTCTGGTAGACAACAAAAGCAACAAATAA
- a CDS encoding FadR/GntR family transcriptional regulator, whose translation MQLNAQQQAAQRNLSYLLAEKIGQRILSGEYKAGSILPGELELGDIYGVSRTAVREAVKMLAAKGMVLPRPRIGTRVMPSSNWNFLDQELLTWWLTRENFEHVKEHFLVLRNALEPQACLLAALHASEEQKAELNALMEEMRELNNRFDRERWIKVDVQFHQLIYKASANPFLTSFANLFSSVYQSYFRAITGDEVIKLSLHQAIVDAILTGNSMDAFISCQALLGQKHD comes from the coding sequence ATGCAACTCAATGCACAACAACAAGCTGCACAACGCAACCTTTCTTATCTGTTAGCAGAAAAGATCGGTCAGCGTATTCTCTCTGGAGAATATAAGGCAGGCAGCATCCTGCCAGGGGAGCTCGAGCTTGGAGATATTTATGGTGTCAGCCGTACTGCCGTTCGCGAAGCAGTAAAAATGCTGGCCGCTAAAGGGATGGTATTACCTCGCCCAAGAATTGGTACTCGCGTTATGCCAAGCAGTAACTGGAACTTCTTAGATCAGGAGTTATTAACTTGGTGGCTAACCCGTGAGAACTTCGAGCATGTAAAGGAACACTTTTTAGTTTTACGCAATGCACTGGAACCACAGGCCTGCCTATTAGCGGCGCTCCATGCCTCAGAAGAGCAGAAAGCTGAACTCAATGCATTAATGGAAGAGATGCGCGAATTGAATAACCGCTTTGACCGCGAGCGCTGGATCAAAGTTGACGTTCAATTCCACCAGCTTATCTATAAGGCCAGTGCGAATCCTTTCCTAACATCATTCGCTAACCTATTCAGTTCCGTTTACCAAAGCTATTTCCGCGCAATTACCGGTGATGAAGTGATAAAGCTCAGTCTTCATCAGGCTATTGTTGATGCAATTTTGACAGGAAACAGTATGGATGCATTTATTTCCTGTCAGGCTCTGCTAGGACAAAAACACGACTAA
- the rbsR gene encoding ribose operon transcriptional repressor RbsR, whose product MTTMKDVARLAGVSTSTVSHVINNNRFVSDSVRDKVLSAVQELNYAPSALARSLKLNQTRTIGMLVTTSNNPFFAEVVRGVERSCYERGYSLILCNTEGDLARMNQSLETLLQKRVDGLLMMCTESYRPAREMLSRYPSLPTVMMDWAVFDGPNDVIQDNSFLGGKIATRHLLERGYTKIACIAGPKDKTPAWERLEGYRYEMQQAGIAIPDEYVIFSDFEFSGGVDAMNQLLALPEPPHAVFTGNDAMAVGVYQALYRAGLKVGCDVAVVGYDDIEMSQYLSPPLTTIHQPKDELGELAVDTLLYRLMNLDLEPQTLVLTPELMVRDSVGQI is encoded by the coding sequence GTGACCACCATGAAAGACGTCGCCCGCTTAGCGGGCGTATCAACCTCAACAGTTTCTCATGTCATCAATAACAACCGCTTTGTCAGCGACAGCGTGCGCGACAAAGTGTTGTCTGCGGTACAAGAGCTTAACTACGCCCCTTCTGCATTGGCGCGCAGTTTGAAGCTTAATCAAACTCGAACCATCGGCATGCTGGTGACAACCAGCAATAACCCATTCTTTGCTGAAGTTGTACGCGGCGTTGAGCGCAGCTGTTACGAGCGCGGTTATAGTTTGATTTTATGTAATACCGAAGGCGATTTGGCCCGTATGAATCAGAGTCTTGAAACTCTGCTACAAAAGCGAGTTGATGGGCTATTGATGATGTGTACTGAAAGCTATCGTCCGGCGCGCGAAATGCTGAGCCGATATCCATCGCTGCCCACCGTAATGATGGATTGGGCCGTTTTTGATGGTCCTAATGATGTTATCCAAGATAACTCGTTCCTTGGCGGGAAAATTGCGACACGTCATCTACTAGAGCGTGGATATACCAAGATTGCTTGTATTGCGGGGCCAAAAGATAAAACGCCGGCTTGGGAGCGTTTGGAAGGCTATCGTTATGAAATGCAGCAGGCAGGCATTGCGATCCCTGATGAGTACGTAATATTTAGTGATTTTGAATTTTCTGGCGGTGTTGATGCAATGAATCAACTGCTTGCTCTACCAGAACCGCCACATGCCGTATTCACAGGTAATGATGCCATGGCGGTTGGGGTCTATCAGGCATTGTATCGAGCCGGGCTTAAAGTGGGGTGCGATGTGGCCGTGGTCGGTTACGACGATATTGAGATGTCGCAATACCTTTCTCCGCCGTTAACCACCATTCACCAGCCCAAAGATGAACTAGGTGAATTAGCAGTTGATACGCTTTTGTATCGCCTTATGAATCTTGATCTTGAGCCGCAAACTCTGGTTTTAACACCCGAGTTAATGGTTAGGGATTCTGTTGGGCAGATTTAG
- the rbsA gene encoding ribose ABC transporter ATP-binding protein RbsA — MQPLLALKGIDKSFPGVKALSGAALNVYPGRVMALVGENGAGKSTMMKILTGIYQKDAGTQNFLGKEVTFNGPKSSQEAGIGIIHQELNLIPQLTIAENIFLGREFVNRLGCIDWKKMYAEADKLLARLNISYSSHRLVGDLSIGDQQMVEIAKVLSFESKVIIMDEPTDALTDTETESLFKVIRELKAEGRGIVYISHRLKEIFEICDDVTIFRDGQFIAERPVSELQEDSLIEMMVGRKLEEQYPRLNQPRGELRLQVKSLYGPGVENVSFDLYRGEILGVSGLMGAGRTELMKILYGALPRKQGFVTLDGREVVTHSPQDGLANGIVYISEDRKRDGLVLGMSVKENMSLTALRYFSRANGSLKHAEEQEAVSDFMRLFNVKTPSMDQPIGLLSGGNQQKVAIARGLMTRPKVLILDEPTRGVDVGAKKEIYQLINQFKQEGLSIILVSSEMPEVLGMSDRILVMHDGHLSGEFSIEQATQEVLMAAAVGKQYGVKQE; from the coding sequence ATGCAACCGTTATTAGCCTTAAAAGGCATTGATAAAAGCTTTCCCGGCGTCAAAGCCCTATCAGGCGCTGCGCTAAATGTTTATCCCGGGCGTGTCATGGCGCTAGTGGGCGAAAACGGTGCGGGGAAGTCCACCATGATGAAGATTCTCACCGGTATCTATCAAAAAGATGCGGGCACCCAAAACTTCCTCGGAAAAGAAGTCACGTTTAACGGCCCTAAATCTTCTCAGGAAGCGGGTATCGGCATTATCCATCAGGAGCTCAATCTCATTCCACAACTCACCATTGCCGAGAATATTTTCTTGGGGCGTGAGTTTGTGAATCGTTTGGGCTGTATTGATTGGAAAAAAATGTATGCCGAAGCGGATAAGCTGCTGGCTCGCCTCAATATCAGCTACAGCAGCCATCGGCTGGTGGGTGATTTATCCATTGGCGATCAGCAAATGGTCGAAATTGCTAAGGTGCTGAGCTTTGAATCTAAAGTCATCATCATGGATGAGCCTACCGATGCGCTGACAGACACAGAAACCGAGTCCCTGTTTAAAGTCATTAGGGAACTGAAGGCAGAAGGTCGTGGCATCGTCTATATCTCCCATCGTCTAAAAGAAATCTTTGAGATTTGCGATGACGTCACGATTTTCCGTGACGGGCAGTTCATTGCCGAGCGTCCAGTTAGTGAGCTACAAGAAGATTCACTGATTGAGATGATGGTTGGCCGCAAATTAGAAGAACAGTATCCGCGCTTGAATCAGCCACGCGGTGAATTACGTTTGCAGGTAAAAAGCCTGTATGGACCTGGCGTTGAAAATGTCAGTTTCGATCTATATCGCGGTGAAATTCTCGGTGTTTCTGGCCTGATGGGCGCAGGGCGTACTGAATTAATGAAAATCCTGTACGGTGCATTACCGCGCAAACAGGGTTTTGTCACACTTGATGGACGTGAGGTGGTAACTCACTCCCCGCAGGATGGTTTGGCAAACGGCATTGTTTATATTTCTGAAGACCGTAAACGAGATGGTTTAGTGCTGGGAATGTCGGTGAAAGAGAACATGTCTCTTACCGCATTGCGCTATTTCAGCCGAGCTAATGGTTCTTTAAAGCATGCTGAAGAGCAAGAAGCCGTTAGCGATTTTATGCGCCTGTTTAATGTGAAAACGCCGTCGATGGATCAGCCAATTGGTTTGCTCTCTGGCGGTAATCAGCAAAAAGTGGCGATTGCTCGCGGGCTGATGACGCGTCCGAAAGTGCTGATTCTTGATGAGCCAACGCGTGGCGTCGATGTCGGGGCTAAGAAAGAGATTTACCAACTTATTAACCAGTTCAAACAAGAAGGGCTAAGCATCATTTTGGTCTCCTCTGAAATGCCAGAAGTGCTTGGTATGAGTGACCGCATTTTGGTGATGCATGATGGCCATCTCAGTGGAGAATTCTCAATTGAACAGGCAACCCAAGAAGTGCTGATGGCAGCCGCCGTTGGCAAGCAATACGGCGTGAAGCAGGAGTAA
- the rbsK gene encoding ribokinase, whose protein sequence is MQKGKLVVLGSINADHILNTEHFPRPGETVLGQQYKVAFGGKGANQAVAAGRSGADISFIACVGQDDIGERIRQQLSSDSINTQAIEAIDGETTGVALIFVNQEGENVIGISAGANAAVTPDYLSKHQKLIEDADALLMQLESPLETVMAAAQLARKHNTQVILNPAPARELPDDLLSNIDVITPNETEAEKLTGIAIKDDASAQQAAEVLHQKGIKTVLITLGSRGVFLSQNQQGKTIPGFKVKAVDTIAAGDTFNGALVTALLEGTEINAAVRFAHAAAAIAVTREGAQPSVPWRKEIDSFLQSH, encoded by the coding sequence ATGCAAAAAGGCAAATTGGTGGTATTGGGCAGTATTAATGCTGATCATATCCTAAATACCGAGCATTTCCCGCGCCCGGGAGAAACCGTTTTAGGTCAGCAGTATAAAGTGGCTTTTGGTGGTAAAGGGGCGAACCAAGCGGTAGCTGCCGGTCGTAGCGGTGCCGATATTTCCTTTATTGCCTGCGTCGGTCAGGATGACATTGGTGAACGTATTCGCCAGCAGCTCTCTAGCGATAGCATCAATACTCAAGCGATTGAAGCTATTGACGGTGAAACCACCGGCGTCGCGCTGATTTTTGTTAATCAGGAAGGAGAGAACGTGATTGGGATCAGCGCGGGCGCTAACGCCGCGGTAACGCCTGATTACTTATCTAAGCATCAAAAGCTGATTGAAGATGCCGATGCATTGCTCATGCAGCTAGAGTCGCCACTGGAAACGGTTATGGCAGCGGCTCAATTAGCGCGTAAGCATAATACGCAGGTTATTTTGAATCCGGCACCTGCTCGCGAACTGCCTGATGACTTACTTTCTAATATCGATGTCATCACGCCCAATGAGACAGAAGCTGAAAAGTTAACGGGTATCGCGATTAAAGACGATGCGAGCGCTCAGCAGGCCGCCGAAGTTCTACACCAAAAAGGTATTAAGACCGTGTTGATTACCTTGGGCAGTCGAGGCGTATTTTTAAGCCAAAATCAACAAGGCAAAACGATTCCAGGGTTTAAAGTAAAAGCCGTTGATACTATCGCCGCGGGCGATACATTTAATGGTGCTTTAGTAACTGCTTTGCTGGAAGGCACTGAAATTAACGCCGCGGTGCGTTTTGCTCATGCGGCGGCTGCTATCGCTGTGACGCGTGAAGGTGCTCAACCTTCCGTTCCTTGGCGCAAAGAGATCGATTCTTTTCTCCAGTCACACTAA